The Faecalibacterium sp. I3-3-33 DNA window CTTCGATGACCCCACCTACGGCCACTTTGACGGCAGGGGACAGGCCACCATGAGCTGGTTCATCCACCGGTTCAAGCCCCTGATCGACCAGAATTTCCGCACCCTGCCGGACAGGGCAAATACCTTTATCGGCGGCAGCAGCATGGGCGGACTGATGAGCCTGTATGCCCTGCTGCAATATAACGATACTTACAGCCGCGCCGCAGCACTGTCGCCCTCCATCTGGGTGGCACCGGATAAGCTTTCCGGCCTTGTGGGGCGCGCAAAGCTTGCCCCCGGCACGGTGCTGTACATGGACTACGGCTCCCGGGAGATGGGCAACCACGAGGGCATCCGCCGACAGTTTTCTGCCTTGAGCGGTAAGCTGATGACCCGGGGCATCCACCTGACCAGCCGCATCGTGCCCGGCGGCACCCACTGCGAAGCCAGCTGGGAAAAACAGCTGCCCTTCGTGTTCCACACCCTGCTGTATGAGGTGGAGGAATAAAAGAAGGGTGACACCATAACCACATTAAAGGAGGAAACACCATGGAGATGCAGTATTTCAAGGAGTACAGCCCGGAACTGGGACGGGATATGGAGTGCAAGCTTTACGGCCACGCCGGCCGCCCGATGCTGTACATCCCCTGTCAGGACGGCCGGTTCTTCGATTTTGAAAACTTCCACATGACCGACACCCTTGCCCCGTGGATCGAGTCCGGGCAGATCATGGTGCTTTCCATCGACACCATGGATCAGGAAACATGGTCGGACGCACAGGGCAACCCCTACTGGCGTATCCGCCGCTATGAGCAGTGGCTGCGCTACATCACCCGCGAGGTCGCCCCGATGCTTCAGCATCTGGCGCAGCAGCGCAACGGCTGGAACGACCTGCCCGGCATCATCGCCTTCGGGTGCAGTCTGGGCGCTACCCACGCGGTAAACCTGTATCTGCGCCGCCCGGATATCTTCTGCGGCTGTCTGGCACTCAGCGGCATCTACACTGCTCACTACGGCTTTGGCGACTATATGGACGAGCTGGTGTACATGAACTCCCCCGTGGACTACATGAAGAACTTCCCAGAGGATCACCCCTATATGCAGCTGTTCCGCAATCAGAAGGCGGTCATCTGCTGCGGTCAGGGCGACTGGGAACAGCCGGACACCACATGGCTGCTCAAGCGCATTTTTGAGGCAAAGCATATCCCCATCTGGGTAGACCTGTGGGGTCACGATGTCAACCACGACTGGAACTGGTGGTACAAGCAGGTGGCGTATTATATGCCCTACATTCTGGGCCAGCAGTGACCCATCCCGTGAAAATGGCACAACGGCGCGTCCATGGACGCGCCGTTGTTTCCCAATATTAAAGTCTGTCCCGCCCCGCAGGGGCATTGCAATCATAGAGGTAACGGAAAGAGGAATCAACAAATACTATGCAGAACTTTATTTTTATCTCTCCCAACTTCCCCACGAACTACTGGCAGTTCTGCCGGGAACTGAAGAACAACGGCCTGAACGTACTGGGCATCGGCGACCAGCCCTATGAGGAGCTGAAGCCCGAGCTGAAAGCAAGCCTGAACGAGTACTACAAGGTGAACAGCTTGGAAAACTACGACGAGGTATACCGCGCCGTGGCCTTTTTCACCTTCAAGTATGGCCGCATCGACTGGCTGGAGTCCAACAATGAATACTGGCTGGAGCGGGATGCCGCCCTGCGCACCGATTTCCACATCACCAGCGGCTTCCAGACCTGCGATATGCCCCGCATCAAGTACAAGAGCAAGATGAAGGAGTACTATCAGAAGGCCGGGATCGCCACCGCCCGCTACCACATGGTGGATGACCTTGCAGGCTGCAAGGCCTTTGTGGCACAGGTGGGCTACCCGGTGGTGGTCAAGCCGGACAACGGCGTGGGCGCTTCGGATACCCACCGTCTTTCCACCGACAAGGAACTGGAAGCATTTCTGGCTTACAAGGAAAAAGAACACCCGGATGTGGCCTACATCATGGAGGAGTTCGTCCGCGCCGAGGTGAACAGCTACGATGCCATCATCGACGCCCACGGCAACCCCATCTTTGAGGCGGGCAACGTGAGCCCGGTGTCCATCATGGACATCGTGAACAACGATGACAACTCTATCTACTACATCATCAAGGATCTGCCGGAGGACACCCGCGCCGCAGGCCGTGCCGCCGTCAAGAGCTTTGGGGTGAAGAGCCGCTTTGTCCACTTCGAGTTCTTCCGCATGACCGAGGATCAGGCCAGCATGGGCAAAAAAGGCCAGATCGTGGCACTGGAGGTCAATATGCGCCCCTGCGGCGGCTTTACCCCGGACATGATCGACTTTGCCCGTTCCACCAACGTGTACAAGATCTGGGCGGACATGATCGCCTTCGGCGGCACCGATATGCCGGTGGGCGAGCACTACTACTGCGCCTTTGCCGGCCGCCGGGACGGCAAGAGCTTCGTTTACAGCCACGAGCAGCTGATGCAGAGGTATCAGGACAATATGCGCATGGTGGACCGCATCCCCGCGGCGCTGTCCGGTGCCATGGGCAACCAGATGTATGTGGCAACCTTCTCCACCCGCGACGAGATGGAAAAGTTCTATTCCGACGTGCTGGCCGTCACCGATGCCACCAACGCCAAGGTGCAGTCCGAGTTGACGAAGGTGCTGGCTCTGGGCGAGCCGGAGGCCGTTTAAAGCCAAAAATTCAAGCCCGGAAAGTCTGCGGACTTTCCGGGCTTGTTCTATTTCATTATACCTTTGCAGCACCCCGCTCCAGAATACCGTTGAAGCGGGAGAAGAAGGTGATGGTGGTGATAGTAGCCGCCAGAATATCGCTGACCGGCTCTGCCAGAAAGACGCCGAACACCGGGTCCGGCAGCAGGTGCGGCAGAATGAAGATGAGCGGGATCAGCAAAATGATCTTGCGCAGACAGGCCAGCAGCAGGCTGACCTTGGCCTGACCCAGCGCCATAAAGCTCTGCTGGCAGGCGATCTGGAAGCCCATGGCAAAGATACCTGCCATGTAGATGCGCATGGACCATGTGGTGTAGTCGATCAGCGCCGTATCCGAGGTGAAGATGCCCGCCACAGCCCCCGGCGCCAGCATCATAAGCAGCCAGAACAGGCAGGTGTAGCAGCTGCACAGGGTCAGCTGGAAGCGGAACGCCTCCTTGACGCGGGACTTTTTGCCCGCGCCGAAATTGAAGCTCATCACCGGCTGACCGCCCTGACAAATGCCCTGAATGGGCAGGGTGCACAGCTGGGAAGCGCTGGTGATGACGGTCATGGCACCCACAGCCACGTCGCCGCCGTACCGCGCCAGACTGGAACTGAAGCTGATGGACAGCAGGCTCTCAGTGGACATCATCACAAAGGTGGAGATGCCCAGCGCCATCACCGGCAGGATGACCTTCTTTTCCGGGCGCATACAGTCCTTGCGCAGGCGCAGGATGGTCTTTTTGCCGGTGAGGAAGTGCAGGATCCACACTGCGCCCACGGCCTGACTGAGCACGGTGGCAATGGCAGCGCCCCGCACGCCCAGCCCCAGACCAAAGATCAGGATGGGGTCGAGAATAATGTTGATGACCGCACCGATGACGGTGGTAAGCATACTGGTCTTGGCAAAGCCCTGCGTGGTGATGAAGGGGTTCATGCCCAGCACCAGCAGCACGAACACCGAGCCCAGAATGTAGATGCGGCTGTACGCCAGCGCATAGGGCAGGGTGGCGTCACTGGCACCGAAGAGCCGCAGCAGGGTGGGTGCTCCGGCGTAGAACACCACGGTCAGCACCACCGAGAAGAGCAGCAGCATGGTAAAGCTGTTGGAGATGATCTTTTCCGCCTGCTCCTTGTCGCCCTGTCCCAGCGCAATGGCGGTGCGGGGCGCGCCGCCCGCGCCCACCAGCATGGCGAATGCGTTCAGCAGCATAAGGATGGGGGTGAACAGTCCCACGCCGGTCAGCGCTGCCGCGCCGATGCCGGCGATATGTCCGATGTAAATGCGGTCCACGATATTATACAGCAGGTTGACCACCTGTGCAACGACCGCAGGGATCATGAGCTGCAGCATCAGCTTTTTTACGCTGCCGGAGCCCATGTCCTGTTTTGCCTGTGCCATGGAAGTGATTCTCCTTTTACTTCAAATTTGAACTATCTCTCCTTTATTATACTCAAAACCCGCAAAAATACCAGCCCCTTTTTGCAAAATTTTCCGTGCTGCGCAAAAAAGTGCGCCCCCCTGCCGCAGCGCCGGTGTTGCCATTGCGCACCCTTTGCGGTGCGGTTTTCCGGGCGGCAACAGCCTTTGCATCCAAGTTTTCGGCGATATGTCTGTAAAAAAGCAAGGTTTTTCGTCAGGTTTGTGTCTTGTGCACAGCGGCATTTTTCAGTACAATAAAGAAGCAGAGAAGAAAAATAAGCGCTGCGATCAAAATGGGTCGCCGCGCTGTTTTGTATTTTGCGGCGCAGCTGCGCCCGGTGAAAAAAGGAGTGCTGTACAATGATCAACATGGTCAAGCTTCCCACCAGCAAAAGCGAACTGTTCCTGCGGGTGGCCAAGGGACATTTTGCCACCAGCCACAGCCACATCAACTATTACATCGACGTGACCACCCAAAAGACCCGCCTTTCCGAGGCAAAAGCCGTGGCAAAGGAGCTGGTCAGCGCTTACCAGCACAGCACCATCGTGGATACCGTGCTCTGTCTGGACGGCACGCAGGTCATTGGCACCTGCCTTGCCAACGAACTGACCAAGGACGGCTTTACCAATATGAACGCCCACAAGACCATCTACATCGTCACCCCGGAATACACCTCCGGCAGCCAGATCATTCTGCGGGACAATCTTGCTCCCATGGTCAAGGGCAAGAATGTGCTCATTCTGGCCGCATCCGTCACCACCGGCTACACCATTCAGGCGGCCGTGGAGGCCGTGAACTACTACGGCGGCATCGTGGCAGGGCTTTCGGCTATTTTTGCCACCACCCACGAGTGTCTGGGCTACCCGGTCACCTCCATCTTCGACCCCACCAGTCTGCCGGATTACGCCAGCTTCGACTCCCGCGACTGCCCCCTGTGCAAGGCCGGGCAGCACATTGACGCGCTGGTAAACAGCTTCGGCTATTCGGCGCTGTAAGCAACGCGGAAAGAGTATTTTTATGAGCAGCTCCGAACCGCCTGCGGGCGCCCCGGAGCTGCTTTTTTGCAGGAAAAGCCACACTCTTTTTTTCGTCAAAACGGCAAAAATCTTAATGGCTTTTTGTGACATTGCCAAAATTTCCCACACTGCTTGACAACACTTTTTTGATACGATACCATAAACTCAGAAAGCGAGTTTGGGACGCCTTGAAACACATTACAGGAGGTATTTATAGCATGAGACTATACAAAAAAGCGGCTGCCTGTCTGCTGACCGCTGCGATGGCACTTTCCATGCTGACCGCTTGTGGCGGTGGCGGCACCGGCGGCAACGGCGGCGGCAACACCCCCGGCACCCTGCCCGACAACTCTGGCCAGATCGTTCTGCCCGACATCGACGAGGGCGAGGGCGGCGGCGAAGGCGGCGGCGAGGGCACCGGAACCAAGCCCACCAAGACCCCCATTATCGATGTGAACAACAGCAAGCTGGTGCAGTTCAGCAAGAAATACGCCGGTGCTACGGAGTTCTATGTTGAAATGAAGGAAGTCAGCTATGGCAAGGACGGCTCTGTTGCACGTTCCATCGATGGACGTGCTGCCCGGAAGGGTGAGAACTGCTATGTGAGCATGGCTACGTTGGGCAAGAATAACAAACAGCAGCTTATCGAGACTCTGATGCTCAAGAATAAATCGACTTGGGATCAGTACCTGCTTTTCCGCAGCAGCAAGGCAGCCGTCAAGTCACGCAGCGAGGATGACATTGATCTGTCTCTGGGCGTTCTCATCGCGAATAAGCTTCCCACTCAGATGTGGTCTACCGAGATAAAGGTAGGTCCGACCAAGTATTATGCCGAGGTCTATAAGTACCACTCCTACGAGTATACCACCTGCTTTACTGAAGACGGCAAACCTGTTTATCAGTTTGTAAGAGATCTCAACGAAAAGCAGCTCGAGAGCGCCACTCTGTACAAGACCATTCAGGTCGGTTCCGGCACCAGCAAGGGTCTGTGCGCGCTGCCCAGCGGCACCAAGACCTATAGCTTTGATGACAATACCGGCACCCTCATCGATGCGAACGGTAACAAGTTCACTCTGCAAGAGGACGCTACCACCGGCATTAAGGTTCTTGATAAGGACGGTAAGGATGTCACCGATGACTTCAAGTGGTTGACCGATTTCTTCGAGATGATGTCCTGACCCCATGACCGTAATTTTCCACACACAGCCTACGTCCCATAACGCGTAATATGTGCTCTGAGGAGCTGCCGCACCCAAGCGGCAGCTCCTTTTTGTTGTCCCCCGGGCGGGATTGTGCTATACTGATACCAGACAAAACTAAGGTGTATCTGAAAGTAAAGAAGAGGTATCAAATCCATGAAAATTCCCGCAAACGGTTTTACCCACGCCGGCAAATTCCATGCCGATGACGTGTTTGCTACGGCGCTGCTGCAAATTCTGCGCCCGGATATCAAGATCACCCGGGGCTTTACCGTGCCTGACGATTTTGACGGCATCGTGTATGATATCGGCTTTGGGATGTTCGACCACCATCAGGAGCCCCGGGAGTACCGCGCCAACGGCGTGCCCTACGCGGCCTTTGGCCTGCTGTGGCGGGTGCTTGGTCCCGGCCTTGTGGGCGAGCGGCAGGCGCGGCTCATTGACGAAAACTTTATCCAGCCGCTGGACCTGAACGACAACACCGGCGAGCAGAACAGCCTGTGCGATGCCATTGGCTTTTTCAACCCGGTGTGGGACTCCAAGGAGGATCAGGACAGCTGCTTTTTCAAGGCGGTTGCCGTGGCAAAGCAAATTCTGGAAAACCAGATCGACAGCGCCAACGCCGTGAACCGCGCGGACGAAAAAGTGCAGCAGGCCTATCGCAGCTCCCGCGACGGCATCGTGGTGCTGCCCTGCTATCTGCCGTGGAAAAACGGTCTGTACAAGACCGACGCCCTGTTTGTGGTGTATCCCAGCCAGCGCGGCGGGTGGAGCGCCCAGTGCGTCACCGACCACAAGACCAAAAAGTCCAAGCTGCCCTTCCCCCAGTCGTGGGCGGGGCAGCCGCAGGAGGTCATCGAGCAGAAGAGCGGCATCCCGGGCATCAGCTTTTGCCACGCCAGCCGCTTCCTCATCACCGCCAAGGACAAGGAGACCGCCCTTGCGGCCTGCCGTCAGGTGCTGAAAAATAATGGACGCCTTGCCTGACGCCGCCTACGTCTACATGGTGCGCTGCACCGGCGGGCAGCTGTACACCGGTTGGACGAACCACCCCGCCGCCCGGCTGAAAGCGCACCAGAGCGGCAAAGGGGCCCGCTACACCCGCGCCCACGGCGCGGTGGGCTTTGCCTATATAGAACGCTGCGCGGACAAATGCGCCGCCCTGCGCCGGGAAGCCGCCCTAAAAAAGCTTTCCAAGCCGGAAAAAGAGGTGCTGTGCGCCGCATGGCACGCCGCCGGGTGCCCCGGGGTGGAGAACGATTGAAATGCCCTCCGCGTCTTCCGGGTTGCGGCACCCAGCATCCGCTTCGTGCCTTGGGCGGCACTCGCGTCTTGCTGGCCGCTGCCCCAACAACTCCTCCCTGTTTCCGCCACTGGCGGCGGTCGTCGTCGTTGCAGCGGAAGAATTATTTCAATTTTGGGGTTCTGAAAAGCCTGTGGGCTTTTCAGAACCCCTTTTTCACGGGCGGGGCAATGCAGCAAGGCCGCCCGGCATTCGCCGGACGGCCTTGCTGCGCTTATTGGAAAGGATCGATCGGGAGATGGCAATTGTTATTTCGCCAGACCCAGCTTTTTCAGCTGGTTCCATGCGCGGATGACCTGTACCTTGGTCACACGCTTGCCGGGCGTAAAGACGCCCTCGCCCTTATCGGGCAGCAGCCCGGCTTCCACAGCCCAGCGGGCTGCCTTGGCGGTGTCGGGCTCAGCTACATCGCTGTAAACAGCGGGTGCAGCGGGTTCGGGCCTGCCTGCGGTGCTCCACAGCAGCACGGCCAGCTGTTCCCGGGTGCGCGGGATGGGCGTGCCCGTGGGCAGCAGGTCTGCAAGAATGCTGTAAGTAACAGCCTCGTAGCCCATTACTGCACTGCCTGCAAACCATGCCGTTGTACCGGCTACGATGGCCACCGTTTGCAGCGGGCTGAACTCGGTGCTTTCCTCCTCCGGCAGCGGCTTCACCGGGGTGGTCATAGCGGTGATATTCAGGTTTTGTGCAGGCATCCTGAAGGTCAGGGTGCGCTGCTTAAAGGCTTCCTCTGTCAGCGGTTCGTCTGCGGCATCCATCAGGGTCAGTTCCTTGCCGTCAGAACTGCTCACTACCCACTGGGTAAAGCGCTCGGTGGCGGTATCCGGGTAAGCGGTCAGGCTGACCAGCTGTCCTGCTTTCAGGGCGTTGGCGTCTGCATCCTCGGGCAGGGTGATGTCTGCACCGGCAACGGTAAGCTGATAGGTCTTTTCCGGTTCGGGATCGGGCGTGTCAGCCTCTTTGATGCGGAACGAGCCGCTTGCCACAAGACCGCCCTCGTACAGTGCGCCGCCTGCGGCTTTGACGGTATAGTAGTACACGCCCGGCTCAACGGGAGCGCCGTCAAGCACTGCGCCGTCCGAATTATAGGGGTCGTTTTGGTAGGTCACGGTGATCTCGCCGTAGTCCTTGTCGCTGTTGTTTTGCACCGTTACTTCCTTGGGCTTGCCGTCGTAGGTCAGGTCGTCAGGCTCCGTCACGGTAAAGTCCGAGATATACAGCGGGGCGCGCCAGATATCCAGCACCCAATTTTCGTCCCACAGCTCCGGCTCCGCATAGTGGTTTGCATCGGCGGTCACCCGGATGCTCAGGCGGTAGCGCCCGGGCTCTGTGGGGGTACCGGTGCCGGTGCCGATCTTGTTGCCGTTGTCGTCCAGCACAGCATAGTCGCCCATGACGGCAGCGGTGTAGGAAGCAGGCTTAGCAGCGGCATCCGCATAGGGAATGATCTTGTACTCGGTGATCGTATCGCCGTAGCGCAGAACGAGCGGGGAATCGGGGCTCTGCTCATTCATATAAGCTGTATAGCTCTGTCCATCGCTGACGGTAGTGTAGCTGACCAGAATGTTGAAATCCGTTGCCTTCAGCTCGGCCTTCTGGATGCTAAATTTGTTCTCCTGCGGGGTGATATCGCCGCCTGTGCAGCTGTCGGTAGCTGCTGCCACGGCGGTAAAGGTGTAATCACCTGCGTTTACAGGCTGCTTGCCGCTCAGCAGCACGCCGTCCGTATCGTAAACTGCGGTAAACTTCTCTGTATCGGAGATATAGGTCACGGTAACATTACCATAGCCCTTTCCGGCAGATGCACGCACTGTCACGCCATGCTCCTCGCCGTCATACACCCTGTTGGCGGGCAGGGTAAAGGTAAAGTCTGCGGGGTCAGGTTCCGGTTTTGGGTCAGGCTTGACGTCATTTGTGATGGTGAATGTACCATCTGCCACAGAGCCGCTCTTGTATCGTGCGCTGCCTTCGGTGACGACGGAATAGTAATATTTACCCGGCTCAACAGGCGCACCATGGACCACTTTGCCGCCGCTCATCTCATAGAACACGGTGATCTTACCGTAGTCCTTGGAGCTGTTGTTTGTCACAGTCACTTCCTTGGGTTTGCCGTCATAGGTCAGGTCAGTGGGTTCTGTCACGGTAAAGTCTGCGGGGTTCAGTGCAGCCTTCTGAATGGTAAATTTGTTATCCTTCGGGGTCACATCACCGCCCGCGCAGGTGGTGGTAGCTGCTACAGTAACGGTAAAGGTGTAAGTGCCCGGCTCAACGGGAGCACCGTCCAGCACCTCGCCGTTCTGCTTGTAGGTCACGGTAACAGCGCCGTATTTCTTGGTGGCGTTTTCCCGAACGATCACCTCCACCATCTTGGGGTTGCCGTCATAGGTCGGGTTAGTGGGCAAGGCAAAGGTAAAGTCTGCGGGGTCTGCATCCGGCAGCGCTGCCGCGCCCTCGTCGGTGGCGCTCAGGTTGAGGACATGGGTCTGCGGGATGTTATACTTGCGCAGGTCGATGGTGCTAGAGTAGCGCTTTCCCTCGGGCACAGAGCCGTTATAGGCTACGCCGTTCACGCTCGTGATGCGGTCACAGGTCAAGGCTGAAATGCTGTCATCGATCGTTGCAACGTAAAGGGTGGTAAGGTTATCGCGCCAAATGCCCGTAAGCGTCCCATTGAGGCCGCTGATGTACTTTGCATCGTAGCGGGCATTCTCCGGCGGGGTGTATTTCATGGTGTAGCAGGTGGCACCGGACAGGACATTTGCGTCCTCCTCTTTCTTTGCCGCCATCACATGGATGATGGGATCATTCAGGTAGATGCCGTTCTTGTTATAGACAAAGGTATACTCGCCGCCGTCAATAGTGGGCTGGTTGTATTTTGCGTTACCGTCATAGCCATCCGTGTTTTCCACTGCCAGCTTCAGGGTACTTCTGCCGTCTTTGATCGTGCCGCCGTTGTCGATAGAGCCATTGCCGGTATAATCATCGCTGTTATAGCAATCTTCCAGCACGGCTTTGTAGGTAGAGCTGTTGGCCACACTCCCGCTGACGTCCAGCGCAGAACTGAGGATAATAACGGACTGTGCCGGGTCGCGCCAGCCGTTGCCAATGTAATAAAAGCGCAGCACAGCGTTCTCCACGCGGCCGTCATTATAAAAGCGATTCTCCAGACTGTTCAGCGTGGCGTCCTTGATCGTGCCGGTTTTCTTGTTGTACACATACTGGGTGGAGTTCAGGGTGCCGGTAAGGGTGCCGTTATTTTCAATCGCAAAATTTACGGTAGCAGAGTGGTTTTCCACCTCGTCAAGGTTCAGTTCCGTACCCTCCTCAATGGTCAGGACGGGGGTATCGCTCGTATGCCACTCTGCGTGCTTGTGGTTCGGGTCAAAGGACCAGCCCTTGCCCTTTGCGCCGTAGACGCCGCCGTCTGTGCCCTTGGGGAAGCCGCTCGCTTCAATGACCAGTTCCTCTACGGTAACGCTGTTGAGCTGGACAGCTTCCGTGCCCACAGTAAAGCTGACTGCGCCGTCCTTGGCGTTATTTTCCAGCTCCGCGCCGCCGCTGACGACACTTTCCAGCTTGCGGGTAGGCTTCAGGGTGACACTGGTATTGGGCGTGACATAGACGGTGCTATAAGCATCTGCCGACCACGCGGTCACCGTGCCGTCCGCTGCCACCGCAACAGGGAGATACACCGGAACATCGGTTGCATCAATGGCTACAAGCCCTGTGCTTTTTGCCGTGAAATAGCCGCCGTTGACGGCTGCACCCTCGGGCAGCGGGTCATCTTCAGTGGTGAACAGACCACCGTTGACGGTACATTTATCTCCTGCAACATACAGCTTGTCGTTGAACAGACCGCCATTGATGATGGTTTCCGTTGTCCTTTTAAGATCCGTGAGCGAGCTTTTAAAGCTGCCGCCGTTGATGACGATCTTTTCACAATTGTCGATATCCACGGAGCAGATGCGCTTGCCCTTAAAGGTGCCGCCGTTGATGGTAAGGGTACCCGCTGCTTTAACGGTCACGCCGCTGGTATAACTAACCTCTTCAAAGGTGCCATCTTCAATGGTGACCTCGCCGCCCGCAGCATCAACTCTGGCAGCTCCCTTAAAGGTGCCGCCGCTGATGACAGCCCCGGCTTCACAGATCACCTTGCCGTAGAAGGTGCCGCCGGAGATGGTGCCCGCGTTGGTCACGGTATAGCCGTTATGGTATTCCGAGCCGATCCGCGCCTCCTGCAGGGTGGCACCGGGCTCGATCTTCACGTTCCATTTGATGTAATTATTGTAGCTGTCATAGCCGTAATTACGGAGGCAGAAGGTACCTTTTTCCAGGATGAGCGTATTAGTGTCCTTGTCGTAGGACCAGCTGCCTTTGCCGCCGCCGAAGGGGTCGCCGGCGGGCTTGCCAGACCAGTCATCTGGAAAGATATCGGTGACATCGTCGTTTTCCTCTGCCAGTGCGGCGGCGTTGGCGGTGTCGGGCGGGGCGCTCTGGGCAAGGGCGGGCAGCGGCATTGCGGACAGTGCCATGCTTAACGCCAGAACCATGCTGATGAGCCGTTTTTGCATAAGATCCTCTCCTTTTCAAGCGCCCTTCCAAGCCGGGTGCTTTTTGTTGTACCCAGTGTACCACGTTTTGCCCTCTTTGGACGGTTTTGGGCACGAATCGCCCCGCAAATGCGCTGAAACGACCCGGCGCGCCGGGCGCACCCGCAAAAAACAGAAAACCGCCCGGTTTGCGGTTACCGGACGGTTTTCTGCTCTATAGGAATTATGGGAATGGCATATTAGACAGAGCACTGCTCTGTGCCCGTAGTATACCACGAACGGCGGCAAAAGTGGAGCATTTCTGCGTGAATGACCCCTGAAATGCATCGAATCGCCCTGAAAAGCCCTTGCGCACCCCTTTGGGGCACAAAAAAGGGACTGCTGCACAGTGCTGTGCAACAGTCCCTGCGGGGTTATAAGGGGTTACGGGGCAGCGGTTTTAGCCACGCTGCTGGTAAGCTTTCCAAGTGCGGATCACTTCCATGCGGCCTACGCGGCTGCCGGGCTTGAAGTTGCCGTCCTGTGCGGTCATCAGGCCGGTCTCCACGACCCAGCGGATGGCCTGCAGCTCTGCGGCATCTGCTGCCACATCGTTGAACAGTGCAGTGCTCTGGGTAGCAGGCTTGCCTG harbors:
- a CDS encoding carbohydrate-binding domain-containing protein encodes the protein MQKRLISMVLALSMALSAMPLPALAQSAPPDTANAAALAEENDDVTDIFPDDWSGKPAGDPFGGGKGSWSYDKDTNTLILEKGTFCLRNYGYDSYNNYIKWNVKIEPGATLQEARIGSEYHNGYTVTNAGTISGGTFYGKVICEAGAVISGGTFKGAARVDAAGGEVTIEDGTFEEVSYTSGVTVKAAGTLTINGGTFKGKRICSVDIDNCEKIVINGGSFKSSLTDLKRTTETIINGGLFNDKLYVAGDKCTVNGGLFTTEDDPLPEGAAVNGGYFTAKSTGLVAIDATDVPVYLPVAVAADGTVTAWSADAYSTVYVTPNTSVTLKPTRKLESVVSGGAELENNAKDGAVSFTVGTEAVQLNSVTVEELVIEASGFPKGTDGGVYGAKGKGWSFDPNHKHAEWHTSDTPVLTIEEGTELNLDEVENHSATVNFAIENNGTLTGTLNSTQYVYNKKTGTIKDATLNSLENRFYNDGRVENAVLRFYYIGNGWRDPAQSVIILSSALDVSGSVANSSTYKAVLEDCYNSDDYTGNGSIDNGGTIKDGRSTLKLAVENTDGYDGNAKYNQPTIDGGEYTFVYNKNGIYLNDPIIHVMAAKKEEDANVLSGATCYTMKYTPPENARYDAKYISGLNGTLTGIWRDNLTTLYVATIDDSISALTCDRITSVNGVAYNGSVPEGKRYSSTIDLRKYNIPQTHVLNLSATDEGAAALPDADPADFTFALPTNPTYDGNPKMVEVIVRENATKKYGAVTVTYKQNGEVLDGAPVEPGTYTFTVTVAATTTCAGGDVTPKDNKFTIQKAALNPADFTVTEPTDLTYDGKPKEVTVTNNSSKDYGKITVFYEMSGGKVVHGAPVEPGKYYYSVVTEGSARYKSGSVADGTFTITNDVKPDPKPEPDPADFTFTLPANRVYDGEEHGVTVRASAGKGYGNVTVTYISDTEKFTAVYDTDGVLLSGKQPVNAGDYTFTAVAAATDSCTGGDITPQENKFSIQKAELKATDFNILVSYTTVSDGQSYTAYMNEQSPDSPLVLRYGDTITEYKIIPYADAAAKPASYTAAVMGDYAVLDDNGNKIGTGTGTPTEPGRYRLSIRVTADANHYAEPELWDENWVLDIWRAPLYISDFTVTEPDDLTYDGKPKEVTVQNNSDKDYGEITVTYQNDPYNSDGAVLDGAPVEPGVYYYTVKAAGGALYEGGLVASGSFRIKEADTPDPEPEKTYQLTVAGADITLPEDADANALKAGQLVSLTAYPDTATERFTQWVVSSSDGKELTLMDAADEPLTEEAFKQRTLTFRMPAQNLNITAMTTPVKPLPEEESTEFSPLQTVAIVAGTTAWFAGSAVMGYEAVTYSILADLLPTGTPIPRTREQLAVLLWSTAGRPEPAAPAVYSDVAEPDTAKAARWAVEAGLLPDKGEGVFTPGKRVTKVQVIRAWNQLKKLGLAK